A DNA window from Mobula birostris isolate sMobBir1 chromosome 3, sMobBir1.hap1, whole genome shotgun sequence contains the following coding sequences:
- the LOC140194851 gene encoding LOW QUALITY PROTEIN: uncharacterized protein (The sequence of the model RefSeq protein was modified relative to this genomic sequence to represent the inferred CDS: inserted 2 bases in 1 codon): MPFTCSDCGKGFTHSSKLQRHQRVHTGKRPFTCSECGKGFTQANHLLEHQYVHTGERPFTCSDCGKGFTRLSHLLRHKFVHTGERPFTCSECGKGFTSSSQLNVHQRVHTGQKLFSCSECGKGFTQSSKLVRHYQVHTWQRPFTCSECGKGFTQSSQLKAHQRLHTAERPFTCFECGKGFTRSSQLKVHQRVHTGERPFTCSECGKGFTQSSQLLSHQRVHTADKPFICSECGKGFTRSFQLKEHQRIHTGEKPFTCSECGKGFARSSQLKVHQRVHSGEGLLTCSECGKGFTQSSQLLRHQRVHTGEKPFICSECGKGFSWSSQLKEHQQYHTGERPFTCSECGKGFTRSSQLKIHQRAHTGERPFTCSECGKGFTQSSQLLRHQRVHTGEKPFICSECGNRFTWSSQLKEHQRVHTGERPFTCSDCGKDFTRSSDLKVHQFVHSGKEPFTCSVCGKKFTRSSDLNVHQRVHTGEKPFTCSDCGKEFTRSSDLKIHQRVHTGERPFACSYCGKGFTRSYQLIEHQRGHTGERLFPCSDCGKGFNRSSQLIEHQRVHTGEKPFSCSECGKGFTQSSSLVRHSRIHTGEKPFTCSDCGKEFTRSSDFKVHQQIHTGGATHXCSECGKGYTQTSQLNKHQRVHTG; this comes from the exons atgccattcacctgctcagactgtgggaagggatttactcacTCGTCTAAattacagagacatcagcgagttcacactgggaagaggcctttcacatgctctgaatgtgggaagggattcactcaggcaaATCACCTGCTAGAACATCAAtatgttcacactggggagaggccattcacctgctcagactgtgggaagggattcactcggctatctcatctactgagacacaagttcgttcacactggagagaggcctttcacgtgctctgaatgtgggaagggattcacttcatcatctcaactgaatgtgcatcagcgagttcacactgggcagaaactgttcagctgctctgaatgtgggaagggattcactcaatcatccaaaCTTGTGAGGCACTACCAAGTTCACACTTGGCAGAGGCCTTTCACATGTTCAGAATGTggtaagggattcactcagtcatctcaactgaaggcacatcagcgacttcacactgcggagaggccattcacctgctttgaatgtgggaagggattcactcggtcatctcaactgaaggtacatcagcgagttcacactggggagaggccattcacctgctctgaatgtgggaaggggttcactcagtcatctcagctcttgagtcaccagcgagttcacactgcagacaaaccattcatctgctcagaatgtggtaaaggattcactcggtcatttcaactgaaggaacatcagcgaattcacactggcgagaagccgttcacttgctctgaatgtgggaagggatttgctcggtcatctcaactgaaggtacatcagcgagttcactctGGGGAGGGGCTACTtacatgctctgaatgtgggaagggattcactcagtcatctcagctcctgagacaccagcgagttcacactggggagaaaccattcatctgctcagaatgtgggaaaggattctcttggtcatctcaactgaaggaacatcagcaatatcacactggggagaggccgttcacctgctctgaatgtgggaagggattcactcggtcatctcaactgaagatacatcagcgagctcacactggggagaggccattcacctgctctgaatgtgggaagggattcactcagtcatctcagctcttgagacaccagcgagttcacactggggagaaaccattcatctgctcagaatgtggaaatagattcacttggtcatctcaactgaaggaacatcagcgagttcacactggggagaggccgttcacctgctcagactgtgggaaggactTCACACGGTCATCTGACTTGAAAGTACATCAGTTCGTTCACTCTGGGAAggaaccgttcacctgctcagtttgtGGGAAGAAATTTACACGTTCATCTGACCTTAATGtacatcagcgagtccacactggggagaaaccattcacctgctccgactGTGGGAAGGAGTTCACACGGTCATCTGACCTGAaaatacatcagagagttcacaccggggagaggccatttGCCTGCTCatattgtgggaagggatttactcggtCATATCAACTGATTGAACATCAGCGaggtcacactggggagaggctgtttccctgctcggattgtgggaagggattcaatcggtcatctcaactgattgaacatcaacgagttcacaccggggagaaaccattcagctgttctgaatgtgggaagggattcactcagtcatccagcctTGTGAGGCACagccgaattcacactggggagaaaccgttcacctgctcagattgtgggaaggaattcactcggtcatctgactttAAAGTACATcagcaaattcacactggggGTGCAACTCa ctgttctgaatgtgggaaaggatacACTCAGACTTCTCAACTGAataaacatcagcgagttcacactgggtag